GGTGCCTGACCTGACTCCATGTGCTACAGAAGCGAGACATCCCGGACTACCTGTGTGGCAAGATCAGCTTCGAGCTTATGCGGGAGCCGTGCATCACGCCTAGTGGCATCACCTACGACCGCAAGGACATTGAGGAACACCTGCAGGTGAGAGCCAACAAGAGTGGGGAGCAGGGCCCGTAACCACTGAGCACTTTCTGATCTGCTGTCACTGCACACTGCAGCGTGTGGGCCACTTTGACCCTGTCACCCGGAGCCCCCTGACCCAGGAACAGCTCATCCCCAACCTGGCCATGAAAGAGGTCATTGATGCATTCATCTCCGAGAACGGCTGGGTGGAGGACTACTGAGGCCAGGCGAGTGCCAGAGCTGCCTGCCTTGCCTAGTACCCTGGCCCAGGTGGGCCTTGGGGCAGTAGCTCCCAGTCCCTGTACATAGTTTGTGTTCCTAGATCCCTGCCCTGGTGTCCCTTATCCCACCCTCATCAGTTCTGCTGCTGGACCAtgagccccacctccacccccttctGGGCCAGAAACAGCAGGTGAGGGTGGGCTGCTGCCACCACTGTCCTGTAATAAAACCTGTGAGCACTATAGGGGTGTGTGCTGGTGTGTGCTGGGCTCACCAGCCGCCCACTCTACCTAGCCGAGGAAAGTAGAGATAAAAACACTGGTGTCCAGGTTGAGCGTAGCATGCCACCACCGGTCAGGGAAATACAGCACCTGGTGGAGGGTGGGGCACAAGGATTAGCTGGTGGCGTGTGATCCAGCCTGACCACTTCCTGCCACCTACTGACCTCACCAGCCTGGACGGTGCACTCCAGGGGCCTCTCAGATGGTGCCAGGGTTGGGTACACGTCCTGAAGCCAGGCCAGTGTGGTTTTGTTGGGGTGGAACTCAGGTGTCTTCTCAGGGGGATACAGGAACCAGCGCTGAGGGTGAGATCAGCCCGTCACTCCATGTTGGCAGGCAGTAAGCCCCTAGCCGCAGCCCCGGCCCGTGCTGACCTTGCGGCCGTAGATCACCTCTGAGAACCCGGGCCCGTGCCAGTGGAAGGGCACCCCAGAACCAGCTCCTGTGGGGTCAGTTAGGAGCACTTGCTGACGCAACCCCACCTGACGCATCCCCTTCCTCCGGCATGCCACGTGCAGGGTACCCACCTGCGATTCCAAAGCTGTAGGCAGCAGTGGTACCTAGCAGACTAAACGGAGGCGGGGAGTAGTGCTGGAAGAGTGAGGCCCATTCGCTGAAATCATTGTCCCCGAAGAAGTACAAGGTGTCTGCCAACACAGAACATAGGAGGCGCCCGGGTCTCAGCACCTGTGCTTGTCCAcatgcccccagcccagcccacggCCAACCAGGTGTTACTCACCGTTGCCCAGGGAGCTAGGGTCCTGGGGATGCAGTAGGTGCTCCACGTAGTCCTGGAAGGGCAGGTCCACTGTAGGAAAGGGCCTGGTCAGGACTGGCCGAGACCGCCTGCAAGTGCCGGCAAGCAGGTGGGGCGGCGGCGCGCGGCAGCTCACCTTTCCGGTAGGAATAGGTATTGGCGGTGCTCAGCCGGACCACGGTGTCCCCGAACGAGGCCAGCAGCCGTTCTCGGGAGCACAGGGCCCGGAAgcgctggggtggggtggggtggggagaagattCAAGGGCGGGCCGGCGCGGGTGGAGAGGCCGGGCGGGGCGCTGCACTCACCGAGTTGTCCGTGAGCCGCTGCAGGATGACGGGCCTGGAGAAGGCGTacctggaggggcggggccgcagcGGGTCGCACCGGCtcgggggaggggcgcgggggccgggcggaggggccggggcgggaggcgggTGTGGGGGCTGCACGTACTGCTGCACGAACTCGGCGTAGCTGAGGTCCGCCCGGCGCTCCACGGCGCAGCGCTCTTCCTCCGCCACGGCGGCCGGGGCCCCGGGCCCGCGCCTCTGCCTACGGGCACGGCCGTcagcgccccgccgcccccccaaCCCGGCCGGCCGCCCGCGGgtcccggccgcccgcccgcgccgctCACCACCCTCCGTCGCCCGTGTCCCCGGCGCCGCGCAGCACCGGCGCCGCCAGCGTCCAGACCGCCAACAGCAGCAGTGGCCGCGCCCCCGGCGCCATGAGCCCGCCGCCGCAAAGCCTGCCGGGAGCTTCGTTGTCGTGGCAACAGCGCCCGGCCCGCCCCGGAAGCAGCTCCTTTGACCCGCCCCGGAAGGCGGAGCGGCCGCCGCGGGTTCCCATGGCGACGACGCCGCCCACCCAGCAGAGCCGCCCAGCATCGAGCTGGCGGCACGAGCGCACGCGCGGGTGACGGGCGGCCTCACACTGCGGCTCCTGCTTCCTTTATTTGGTCCCCACGCCCAGCGCCTCCCGCCCGCGGCGGTCAGGAGTACTCGCACAGGTGGCCGCAGCCCGCCGGGCAGTGCGAGCTGCCCTCCAGCCACTTCATGATGTGCTGCAGGTGGCCGCCGTGACTGCAGCCCTGGCACCACACGAACAGCCCCTTGACCACGTGGTGGCACACGGCGCACATACTGGCGCAGCGGTGGCAGCGGTCACAGACCCAGCCGCGGCTGCTCATGGGCCGCTTGCAGTGGCTGCAGTTGACATGCAGGGTGGTGGACGCCTGGTTGAGGCAGCTGATGGCGCGGCTGGTGCTGAGCTTCACCACCTGGTTGGACACGTTCCAGAGGCAGAAGCGCTGCAGCAAGTCGATGTAGGACGTGTACCAGTGCTCCTGGGGCGGCGGGAGGGAAGGAGGCCGGAGGTCAGTGCGCCGGCGGCCCTGGGGTGGCAGGGACGCCCTCCCCAGACCCACTCACCCACCTGGGTCTGCTCGTCGATGTCCTTGCGCACTCGTTCGCCCAGCACGATGAGCACGGACACGGCCATCTGCACGTCACCCTGCTCTGCATAGAAGCGCAGCATGTCACACACCAGGGCGCTGAAGAAGTCGGGCGGCAGGCGGCTGTCGTAGAGCGCGTGCGAGATGGAGATGAGCGAGAAGGAGGAGTCCACGGGCACCATGGAGGCTGCATCAGCCTCACTGCCGCTGACGTGGGGCGAGTCAGCCTTGTCCTGCAGGTGCTCGGGCCCCGGCGGAGTGTCCACAATCTCATGGCGTAGCGGGAAGGCCTCCTGCGGCAGCACGTACTCGGGCTCCTCCGCTGAAGGCAGGGTCAGGGAAGGCAGGGTCTGAGCCTCCCGCCCCACCTCCCAACCCCACTTCCCCAGCGCCCACTCACCATGTGCATGTTCTGGCTCCAACAGGTACAGCTCGTCCTCTTCGCCCTCCACGTCACCCAGCAGATAATCCGCAGGCACGTCGCTGCCCTCTGTCTCTTCGTTATCTGCCCATAGGGGAAAGGGTGTTCCAGAGGAGCTGATTCTGGGAGGCCCCAGCCCTACTCCCACCAGTGCCCTGTCCACCCCCGCAGCCTACCCTCATTGGTGAGGAGTGTGGCTGAGGAGTCCAGCAGCACTGTGTCGCTCCGTGTGTCACCCTTGCTACGGTCCAGTCTGGTCTCACTGCCCAACCCTGGCGCCATATCCTTCAGGTTGAAACTGGGGGCAGGGAAGGCCAGTGGGTAGATGGGCTCCAACAGCCCACCCTTAGGGCGGAGCCACCCCAGATGGCTACCTGTTCATGAGTGGCAAGCCGCAAGAGCTGCCCTTGCCCACGCTGTGGTTGAGGTTGGTGGCAGACGCCAGGCCAGGGCTACAGTAGATGATCCGCAGCATGGTCCAGGTCTGTGCTACCTAGGGGAGGATGCCAGGCACTCACCGGGGGCCTGGGTCCCTGGCACCCCATCTAGCACCCTCCACTCCCACCTGGATGGAACCACAAACTGTCAGGTTCTGCTGCCCCAAGCACCCAATGTACTGGCCCACTCCAGCTGGGGAACTGAAGCCTGTGCCAAAGACAAAAATCCTAGTCTCGATCCTACGAGGGGATAAGCAGAAGCAGAAACTGGAGGCAGTCAACATGCAAATCGGTCTGTGGTCCCAGGAAAACAATGAGAAAAGCCATGTCGACCTCTGCAGGATCAGACATCTTGAAAaatccaaaagcaaaaatgagccaCAAGCGGGGCTGGAACACTAACCCCCCAGACCTGCACCCTAAGGATGCACCGCCATCGGGTCCGCTCCAGGCCAGCGGGTATCCTCGGTTACCAGGGTGGTGGCTGGTGGTGGCAGCCACCATGCTGAGCGATAAACACAGGGCAGGGTCCGGGTATAGCAGTTGGGGGAGCCCCCAAGGTCACAGGCCCTGGGACCCTCTCAGGCCACACTGCCTACCTGGTTGCGGCCAAGCTCCCGAGCCACTTTCGCATTGTGGTCACAGAGCTCAGCCAGAGGCCGGCCAGCCAGGGCATAACGTTCGGCGGTGTCCACGAACCAGCTCATGCTGCCACTGCCAGGCTCTATCTCAAAGACACTGAGGGCACTGGACGCGAGGCCCACGAAAGGCTCGGAAGGGTCCAGTTTACGCTTGAAGAAGATGGGGTGGCGCCGATCACCGGCATAGGGCTTGCGCCCAGACTCGGTGGCCACTAGGCTCTCCTTGGCAGCAAAGGCCAGGTCCCCAAAGAGACCATAGCAGAGGCCCTCGGGGTTGGCGCGCTCAACAGGCTGGCTGGCGTCACGGAACAGGTGCTGGCACAGCGTGCTGTCCTTAGAGccagagagcaggaaggaggggtcGTGTGGGTGACGCCAAGCAATGCCTGTTGTGACATCTCGGTGCTCCTCAAACATGGCAGCTGGGACGAAAGGCCGGCGCACGTCCCACACGTAGATGTTATGGTCCACCATCATGGAGCAGGTGGCCAGGTGGTGGCGGCACTCAGGCCGCCACTTTACGCGGGCCACTGAGGCAATGGTTTGCACACAGTGCACCTCCTTGGCACGGTGCGTGGTCATGTCCCAGACCTTCACCATCTTGTCACGCCCACCTGTGGCCAGCCAGCCCCTACAATAAGTCAGTGAAACCCTCAGTATCCTCTCCGGGGGTGGGAGGCCTCCCCACTCTGCCTCACAGGTCTGGAGGCAGCCGCCCCACGAGCCCACCCATCCCACCCTGCtgcctgtgcccccaccccacgCCACACCTGTCCTCAGGGTGCCAGTCGCAGCAGAAGACAGGCCCGTTGTGGGCCGTGAACATCCTCTCACAGCGGTCAGGCCGGCGAATGTCCCAGAGCTGCACGTTGCCATTCTCGAAGGTGGAGGCGAAGGTGAAGTAGTCCCGGATGCTGAACTGGACATCACGCACGCTCTCAGACTGGCCTGTGGAGAGGACGTCgatggagggagagggtgagggggcTCCAGCAGAGAGAGCAGCCAAGGGTGGAGCCTTGCAATGACTGTGGACTAATGTCACATGCCTGCCCGTGGTCCAGACGGGGAGGCCTCCAAGGTGGCGTGGACACCCCTGAGCCTGCCTggcggggtggtggggagaggcctCACAGAGATGTGGTCGATAGGCCAGGGGCAGGATGCCAGGCATCGCGTGGTTTGTGAACCTGTAATGTGGACCTCGGTTTCCCCTGGATCACGCATCTGATGTTGGTCCTTGCAGAGCTGCGGCGGGGCTTCGGGGCACTGAGCACACAGGAAGCTGGCTGCGCTCAGCTGTACGCACTCCTctgagggaggcccagggaggtccGGGTGAGGCTGCCCCGGCTTCTGCTCCAACCCTCCAGCTTGCACTGGCGCTGCTGGGTCAGCCCCACGGGACCGCACACCTTAAAGGTccgtgtcccccacccccagccccgggaCCAGCACACCGAGCACCCTCGAGGCCTCCATCTTTCCCACAGCACAAGTAGCTCAGCGCCAGCCTCAGGAGGCCCCCAGGTCTGAGGCTTCCAGGCTATGCTCCGTTTGGTCTCTTCAAGGTGGGCAAGGGATCAGGGGCTCGAGCCCAGCTGTGGAGGAG
This genomic window from Canis aureus isolate CA01 chromosome 8, VMU_Caureus_v.1.0, whole genome shotgun sequence contains:
- the JMJD8 gene encoding jmjC domain-containing protein 8 isoform X1, which produces MAPGARPLLLLAVWTLAAPVLRGAGDTGDGGWQRRGPGAPAAVAEEERCAVERRADLSYAEFVQQYAFSRPVILQRLTDNSRFRALCSRERLLASFGDTVVRLSTANTYSYRKVDLPFQDYVEHLLHPQDPSSLGNDTLYFFGDNDFSEWASLFQHYSPPPFSLLGTTAAYSFGIAGAGSGVPFHWHGPGFSEVIYGRKRWFLYPPEKTPEFHPNKTTLAWLQDVYPTLAPSERPLECTVQAGEVLYFPDRWWHATLNLDTSVFISTFLG
- the WDR24 gene encoding GATOR2 complex protein WDR24 isoform X2 — protein: MEKMSRVSTALGGGALTGRTMHCHLDAPANAISVCRDAAQVVVAGRSIFKIYAIEDEQFVEKLNLRVGRKPSLNLSCADVVWHQMDENLLATAATNGVVVTWNLGRPSRNKQDQLFTEHKRTVNKVCFHPTEAHVLLSGSQDGFMKCFDLRRKDSVSTFSEECVQLSAASFLCAQCPEAPPQLCKDQHQMRDPGETEVHITGSQTTRCLASCPWPIDHISVRPLPTTPPGRLRGVHATLEASPSGPRAGQSESVRDVQFSIRDYFTFASTFENGNVQLWDIRRPDRCERMFTAHNGPVFCCDWHPEDRGWLATGGRDKMVKVWDMTTHRAKEVHCVQTIASVARVKWRPECRHHLATCSMMVDHNIYVWDVRRPFVPAAMFEEHRDVTTGIAWRHPHDPSFLLSGSKDSTLCQHLFRDASQPVERANPEGLCYGLFGDLAFAAKESLVATESGRKPYAGDRRHPIFFKRKLDPSEPFVGLASSALSVFEIEPGSGSMSWFVDTAERYALAGRPLAELCDHNAKVARELGRNQVAQTWTMLRIIYCSPGLASATNLNHSVGKGSSCGLPLMNSFNLKDMAPGLGSETRLDRSKGDTRSDTVLLDSSATLLTNEDNEETEGSDVPADYLLGDVEGEEDELYLLEPEHAHAEEPEYVLPQEAFPLRHEIVDTPPGPEHLQDKADSPHVSGSEADAASMVPVDSSFSLISISHALYDSRLPPDFFSALVCDMLRFYAEQGDVQMAVSVLIVLGERVRKDIDEQTQVGALVHVLHRLAAALLPLERVQPGGEAQHQPRHQLPQPGVHHPACQLQPLQAAHEQPRLGL
- the WDR24 gene encoding GATOR2 complex protein WDR24 isoform X1, giving the protein MEKMSRVSTALGGGALTGRTMHCHLDAPANAISVCRDAAQVVVAGRSIFKIYAIEDEQFVEKLNLRVGRKPSLNLSCADVVWHQMDENLLATAATNGVVVTWNLGRPSRNKQDQLFTEHKRTVNKVCFHPTEAHVLLSGSQDGFMKCFDLRRKDSVSTFSEECVQLSAASFLCAQCPEAPPQLCKDQHQMRDPGETEVHITGSQTTRCLASCPWPIDHISVRPLPTTPPGRLRGVHATLEASPSGPRAGQSESVRDVQFSIRDYFTFASTFENGNVQLWDIRRPDRCERMFTAHNGPVFCCDWHPEDRGWLATGGRDKMVKVWDMTTHRAKEVHCVQTIASVARVKWRPECRHHLATCSMMVDHNIYVWDVRRPFVPAAMFEEHRDVTTGIAWRHPHDPSFLLSGSKDSTLCQHLFRDASQPVERANPEGLCYGLFGDLAFAAKESLVATESGRKPYAGDRRHPIFFKRKLDPSEPFVGLASSALSVFEIEPGSGSMSWFVDTAERYALAGRPLAELCDHNAKVARELGRNQVAQTWTMLRIIYCSPGLASATNLNHSVGKGSSCGLPLMNSFNLKDMAPGLGSETRLDRSKGDTRSDTVLLDSSATLLTNEDNEETEGSDVPADYLLGDVEGEEDELYLLEPEHAHAEEPEYVLPQEAFPLRHEIVDTPPGPEHLQDKADSPHVSGSEADAASMVPVDSSFSLISISHALYDSRLPPDFFSALVCDMLRFYAEQGDVQMAVSVLIVLGERVRKDIDEQTQEHWYTSYIDLLQRFCLWNVSNQVVKLSTSRAISCLNQASTTLHVNCSHCKRPMSSRGWVCDRCHRCASMCAVCHHVVKGLFVWCQGCSHGGHLQHIMKWLEGSSHCPAGCGHLCEYS
- the WDR24 gene encoding GATOR2 complex protein WDR24 isoform X5 — encoded protein: MEKMSRVSTALGGGALTGRTMHCHLDAPANAISVCRDAAQVVVAGRSIFKIYAIEDEQFVEKLNLRVGRKPSLNLSCADVVWHQMDENLLATAATNGVVVTWNLGRPSRNKQDQLFTEHKRTVNKVCFHPTEAHVLLSGSQDGFMKCFDLRRKDSVSTFSEECVQLSAASFLCAQCPEAPPQLCKDQHQMRDPGETEVHITGSQTTRCLASCPWPIDHISVRPLPTTPPGRLRGVHATLEASPSGPRAGQSESVRDVQFSIRDYFTFASTFENGNVQLWDIRRPDRCERMFTAHNGPVFCCDWHPEDRGWLATGGRDKMVKVWDMTTHRAKEVHCVQTIASVARVKWRPECRHHLATCSMMVDHNIYVWDVRRPFVPAAMFEEHRDVTTGIAWRHPHDPSFLLSGSKDSTLCQHLFRDASQPVERANPEGLCYGLFGDLAFAAKESLVATESGRKPYAGDRRHPIFFKRKLDPSEPFVGLASSALSVFEIEPGSGSMSWFVDTAERYALAGRPLAELCDHNAKVARELGRNQVAQTWTMLRIIYCSPGLASATNLNHSVGKGSSCGLPLMNSFNLKDMAPGLGSETRLDRSKGDTRSDTVLLDSSATLLTNEDNEETEGSDVPADYLLGDVEGEEDELYLLEPEHAHEQGDVQMAVSVLIVLGERVRKDIDEQTQVGALVHVLHRLAAALLPLERVQPGGEAQHQPRHQLPQPGVHHPACQLQPLQAAHEQPRLGL
- the JMJD8 gene encoding jmjC domain-containing protein 8 isoform X5, which encodes MAPGARPLLLLAVWTLAAPVLRGAGDTGDGGWYAFSRPVILQRLTDNSVSCRAPPPHLLAGTCRRSRPVLTRPFPTVDLPFQDYVEHLLHPQDPSSLGNDTLYFFGDNDFSEWASLFQHYSPPPFSLLGTTAAYSFGIAGAGSGVPFHWHGPGFSEVIYGRKRWFLYPPEKTPEFHPNKTTLAWLQDVYPTLAPSERPLECTVQAGEVLYFPDRWWHATLNLDTSVFISTFLG
- the JMJD8 gene encoding jmjC domain-containing protein 8 isoform X4, encoding MAPGARPLLLLAVWTLAAPVLRGAGDTGDGGWYAFSRPVILQRLTDNSRFRALCSRERLLASFGDTVVRLSTANTYSYRKVDLPFQDYVEHLLHPQDPSSLGNDTLYFFGDNDFSEWASLFQHYSPPPFSLLGTTAAYSFGIAGAGSGVPFHWHGPGFSEVIYGRKRWFLYPPEKTPEFHPNKTTLAWLQDVYPTLAPSERPLECTVQAGEVLYFPDRWWHATLNLDTSVFISTFLG
- the WDR24 gene encoding GATOR2 complex protein WDR24 isoform X4, with amino-acid sequence MEKMSRVSTALGGGALTGRTMHCHLDAPANAISVCRDAAQVVVAGRSIFKIYAIEDEQFVEKLNLRVGRKPSLNLSCADVVWHQMDENLLATAATNGVVVTWNLGRPSRNKQDQLFTEHKRTVNKVCFHPTEAHVLLSGSQDGFMKCFDLRRKDSVSTFSGQSESVRDVQFSIRDYFTFASTFENGNVQLWDIRRPDRCERMFTAHNGPVFCCDWHPEDRGWLATGGRDKMVKVWDMTTHRAKEVHCVQTIASVARVKWRPECRHHLATCSMMVDHNIYVWDVRRPFVPAAMFEEHRDVTTGIAWRHPHDPSFLLSGSKDSTLCQHLFRDASQPVERANPEGLCYGLFGDLAFAAKESLVATESGRKPYAGDRRHPIFFKRKLDPSEPFVGLASSALSVFEIEPGSGSMSWFVDTAERYALAGRPLAELCDHNAKVARELGRNQVAQTWTMLRIIYCSPGLASATNLNHSVGKGSSCGLPLMNSFNLKDMAPGLGSETRLDRSKGDTRSDTVLLDSSATLLTNEDNEETEGSDVPADYLLGDVEGEEDELYLLEPEHAHAEEPEYVLPQEAFPLRHEIVDTPPGPEHLQDKADSPHVSGSEADAASMVPVDSSFSLISISHALYDSRLPPDFFSALVCDMLRFYAEQGDVQMAVSVLIVLGERVRKDIDEQTQEHWYTSYIDLLQRFCLWNVSNQVVKLSTSRAISCLNQASTTLHVNCSHCKRPMSSRGWVCDRCHRCASMCAVCHHVVKGLFVWCQGCSHGGHLQHIMKWLEGSSHCPAGCGHLCEYS
- the JMJD8 gene encoding jmjC domain-containing protein 8 isoform X2, which gives rise to MAPGARPLLLLAVWTLAAPVLRGAGDTGDGGWQRRGPGAPAAVAEEERCAVERRADLSYAEFVQQYAFSRPVILQRLTDNSVSCRAPPPHLLAGTCRRSRPVLTRPFPTVDLPFQDYVEHLLHPQDPSSLGNDTLYFFGDNDFSEWASLFQHYSPPPFSLLGTTAAYSFGIAGAGSGVPFHWHGPGFSEVIYGRKRWFLYPPEKTPEFHPNKTTLAWLQDVYPTLAPSERPLECTVQAGEVLYFPDRWWHATLNLDTSVFISTFLG
- the JMJD8 gene encoding jmjC domain-containing protein 8 isoform X3, with translation MLGGSAGWAASSPWEPAAAAPPSGAGQRSCFRGGPGAVATTTKLPAGFAAAGSWRRGRGHCCCWRSGRWRRRCCAAPGTRATEGGRGAGPGPRPPWRRKSAAPWSAGRTSATPSSCSSTPSPGPSSCSGSRTTRRSRPVLTRPFPTVDLPFQDYVEHLLHPQDPSSLGNDTLYFFGDNDFSEWASLFQHYSPPPFSLLGTTAAYSFGIAGAGSGVPFHWHGPGFSEVIYGRKRWFLYPPEKTPEFHPNKTTLAWLQDVYPTLAPSERPLECTVQAGEVLYFPDRWWHATLNLDTSVFISTFLG
- the WDR24 gene encoding GATOR2 complex protein WDR24 isoform X3, yielding MEKMSRVSTALGGGALTGRTMHCHLDAPANAISVCRDAAQVVVAGRSIFKIYAIEDEQFVEKLNLRVGRKPSLNLSCADVVWHQMDENLLATAATNGVVVTWNLGRPSRNKQDQLFTEHKRTVNKVCFHPTEAHVLLSGSQDGFMKCFDLRRKDSVSTFSEECVQLSAASFLCAQCPEAPPQLCKDQHQMRDPGETEVHITGSQTTRCLASCPWPIDHISVRPLPTTPPGRLRGVHATLEASPSGPRAGQSESVRDVQFSIRDYFTFASTFENGNVQLWDIRRPDRCERMFTAHNGPVFCCDWHPEDRGWLATGGRDKMVKVWDMTTHRAKEVHCVQTIASVARVKWRPECRHHLATCSMMVDHNIYVWDVRRPFVPAAMFEEHRDVTTGIAWRHPHDPSFLLSGSKDSTLCQHLFRDASQPVERANPEGLCYGLFGDLAFAAKESLVATESGRKPYAGDRRHPIFFKRKLDPSEPFVGLASSALSVFEIEPGSGSMSWFVDTAERYALAGRPLAELCDHNAKVARELGRNQVAQTWTMLRIIYCSPGLASATNLNHSVGKGSSCGLPLMNSFNLKDMAPGLGSETRLDRSKGDTRSDTVLLDSSATLLTNEDNEETEGSDVPADYLLGDVEGEEDELYLLEPEHAHEQGDVQMAVSVLIVLGERVRKDIDEQTQEHWYTSYIDLLQRFCLWNVSNQVVKLSTSRAISCLNQASTTLHVNCSHCKRPMSSRGWVCDRCHRCASMCAVCHHVVKGLFVWCQGCSHGGHLQHIMKWLEGSSHCPAGCGHLCEYS
- the JMJD8 gene encoding jmjC domain-containing protein 8 isoform X6 translates to MLGGSAGWAASSPWEPAAAAPPSGAGQRSCFRGGPGAVATTTKLPAGFAAAGSWRRGRGHCCCWRSGRWRRRCCAAPGTRATEGGTPSPGPSSCSGSRTTRRSRPVLTRPFPTVDLPFQDYVEHLLHPQDPSSLGNDTLYFFGDNDFSEWASLFQHYSPPPFSLLGTTAAYSFGIAGAGSGVPFHWHGPGFSEVIYGRKRWFLYPPEKTPEFHPNKTTLAWLQDVYPTLAPSERPLECTVQAGEVLYFPDRWWHATLNLDTSVFISTFLG